A single region of the Pseudalkalibacillus berkeleyi genome encodes:
- a CDS encoding TspO/MBR family protein, with amino-acid sequence MNKKVIVLYMLSVLSYILMVGINAYANILPLNGQTTGEISDRFNVLFTPAGYVFSIWSVIYVLLAVWLIYLLFPKSVNHNVFQKTGIWFVVSSLLNAAWIVLWHYEYFNWTLVVMVGLLLSLIILYSFIQRSSGKRLLDRLPFSIYLGWVSVATIVNTGVVLEHNQWKGWGLSDVSWTLVLLFAGTMLAIVFSWKNDDLAFPLVFIWAYIGIAVKQQEYPSIQYTAIGMAVVIGALFIYTLNVRRRNKLL; translated from the coding sequence ATGAATAAAAAAGTGATCGTACTCTACATGCTTTCTGTCCTATCGTACATTTTGATGGTAGGCATCAACGCATATGCTAATATCTTACCTTTAAATGGACAGACAACCGGAGAAATTTCTGATCGGTTCAACGTATTGTTTACCCCTGCAGGGTATGTGTTTTCAATCTGGTCTGTCATTTATGTTTTGTTGGCTGTATGGCTAATCTATCTACTTTTTCCCAAAAGCGTTAATCACAATGTCTTTCAAAAAACAGGAATATGGTTTGTAGTCAGTTCATTGTTAAATGCAGCTTGGATTGTCCTTTGGCATTATGAATATTTCAATTGGACGCTGGTCGTCATGGTGGGATTGTTATTATCTCTTATTATTCTTTACTCGTTCATACAACGGTCATCTGGCAAGAGATTGTTGGATCGACTGCCGTTTTCTATCTATCTGGGATGGGTCTCGGTTGCAACCATCGTCAATACAGGAGTCGTTCTAGAACACAATCAGTGGAAGGGGTGGGGGTTATCTGATGTCTCATGGACTTTGGTACTTCTTTTTGCTGGAACGATGTTGGCCATTGTTTTCTCGTGGAAAAATGATGATCTCGCATTCCCGCTCGTATTTATCTGGGCATATATTGGGATTGCAGTAAAGCAGCAAGAGTATCCTTCCATTCAATACACTGCCATTGGAATGGCGGTCGTTATAGGGGCGTTGTTCATTTATACCTTAAATGTCCGAAGACGAAACAAACTGTTATAG
- a CDS encoding class I SAM-dependent methyltransferase, producing the protein MSIEMMHKPEKAPFDESNFEFTNLLPSYRIDLRNPRNEMPDKFFNANLVSDWSQLSWKDVGKPYEVKTMSVDLRNWEREHEQKMPVKTSWEYFNRSFHEWFIKDVPKERSAAKEQLFLNMKQFNMNEVKTSIGELMRLSLWNYAHRVEDGIWDPRGKRALFEGLDVKKPNILFLGAAEGYEAMQLHAMYPGGQVVMVDYDEFCKTNRFAEFPDTYPFLGTNEQTGSPRVWYKKQMNIDYVVDDIRNLKYGKEFDIVMSVGLLEHVPDAYKEEILDFHRRFLKPGGYVIMTTPRNQWKSRMYYRVMSDVMNHTYRELMDIRQMGLYVYQSGFDIMRHGYMKVHNGIVAKQR; encoded by the coding sequence ATGAGTATTGAAATGATGCATAAGCCTGAGAAAGCCCCATTTGATGAGAGTAACTTTGAATTTACAAATCTTCTACCAAGCTACCGAATTGATTTAAGGAATCCGAGAAATGAAATGCCTGACAAATTTTTCAATGCTAATTTGGTTAGTGATTGGTCCCAATTGTCTTGGAAAGATGTCGGAAAACCATATGAAGTGAAAACCATGTCAGTTGACCTTCGCAATTGGGAAAGAGAGCATGAGCAGAAGATGCCCGTCAAAACGTCTTGGGAATATTTCAATCGATCCTTTCATGAGTGGTTTATAAAAGATGTACCAAAAGAACGCTCAGCAGCGAAAGAGCAGCTTTTTCTAAACATGAAACAATTTAACATGAACGAAGTAAAGACGAGCATTGGAGAATTGATGCGACTTTCTTTATGGAATTATGCCCATCGAGTAGAGGATGGTATTTGGGACCCGAGAGGCAAAAGGGCACTGTTTGAAGGTCTTGATGTAAAGAAGCCGAATATCTTGTTCCTCGGGGCTGCTGAAGGGTATGAGGCAATGCAGTTACATGCCATGTATCCGGGCGGCCAAGTTGTAATGGTAGACTACGATGAGTTCTGTAAAACGAACCGTTTTGCAGAATTTCCTGACACCTATCCATTCTTAGGTACGAACGAACAAACCGGCAGTCCGCGTGTTTGGTATAAAAAACAAATGAATATCGATTACGTCGTTGATGATATTCGGAACCTCAAATACGGTAAAGAGTTCGACATCGTCATGAGTGTCGGCTTACTAGAACATGTGCCAGATGCTTATAAAGAGGAGATATTAGATTTTCATAGGCGATTTTTGAAACCTGGAGGATATGTCATTATGACAACGCCTAGGAACCAGTGGAAATCTCGCATGTATTACCGAGTTATGTCAGATGTAATGAACCATACGTACCGGGAATTGATGGACATACGCCAAATGGGGCTATACGTCTATCAATCAGGATTTGATATTATGAGACACGGATATATGAAAGTACATAACGGCATAGTGGCAAAACAACGATAA
- a CDS encoding Ger(x)C family spore germination protein: protein MKRILLGLILPLFLLTGCWDQQLIKDSRIVYAAAFDKGENGKVRGSAIIRGFVAGGESGGGTPRNEFVSADGRTIRNIRMNIDRKLSGNFTAAKNRLFLYSEELGQSGLYPLLDIFYREPSSSLNSRIAITIGDAEDYLQLMRKGNTLIAEYLEELITSAEQNTIVPKIDIQSICPLFFDPGKDPVIPYLQLNEENEEVKIRGLALFQDDKMTGTLNSKESTLLLILMNKTNKVTRLVRKIHEDKEHDLENFVTVNVGKSKSKMKVITDKTGSVEVSFDINLKISVVEYPSDNLTSSKEIKMLETRLSKTLEKDMNKMIKKMQAANSDVVGVGRELIAYHPETWKKLDWRKEYPNIPIRVNNVNVKITNTGIIN from the coding sequence ATGAAACGTATCCTTTTAGGGCTCATTTTACCCTTGTTTCTCTTAACAGGTTGTTGGGATCAGCAACTTATTAAAGATTCTCGTATTGTTTATGCTGCAGCTTTTGACAAAGGTGAAAACGGTAAAGTACGTGGATCAGCCATTATACGGGGCTTTGTTGCTGGAGGAGAATCAGGTGGTGGTACGCCACGAAACGAATTCGTTTCAGCAGATGGTCGCACCATTCGGAACATACGGATGAATATTGATCGTAAGCTTTCTGGTAACTTTACTGCAGCGAAGAATAGACTTTTTTTATATAGTGAAGAGCTCGGACAGTCTGGGTTATATCCCCTACTCGACATTTTTTATCGGGAACCTTCAAGTTCCTTGAACTCTCGGATTGCAATCACTATCGGGGATGCAGAAGATTACTTGCAATTAATGAGAAAGGGTAATACATTAATTGCAGAATATCTTGAAGAATTAATCACTAGTGCTGAGCAAAATACAATCGTCCCAAAGATCGATATTCAGTCCATCTGTCCATTGTTTTTTGATCCTGGAAAGGATCCTGTAATCCCTTATCTGCAATTGAACGAAGAAAATGAAGAAGTGAAAATAAGGGGTCTGGCTCTCTTTCAAGATGATAAAATGACTGGAACCCTCAACTCAAAAGAATCTACCCTATTGTTGATTTTAATGAATAAAACGAACAAGGTTACTCGGTTAGTCAGGAAAATACATGAAGATAAAGAACATGATCTCGAAAACTTTGTAACTGTGAACGTAGGAAAGAGTAAAAGTAAAATGAAGGTCATCACAGATAAAACTGGATCTGTAGAAGTTTCTTTTGATATCAATTTAAAGATAAGTGTGGTTGAATATCCTTCCGACAACTTAACAAGTAGTAAAGAAATCAAAATGTTAGAGACTAGACTATCAAAAACCTTGGAAAAGGATATGAACAAAATGATAAAAAAGATGCAGGCTGCAAACAGTGATGTTGTAGGAGTTGGTCGGGAATTAATCGCTTATCATCCTGAAACGTGGAAGAAATTAGATTGGCGAAAAGAGTATCCTAATATTCCAATTCGAGTAAACAATGTGAATGTCAAAATAACGAATACTGGAATTATTAATTAG
- a CDS encoding GerAB/ArcD/ProY family transporter, with product MKNKAESITKYQLFYMILQTQIGVGVLGLPFAVHQTSKSDGWISVIVAGLVVQILILTLWLLIRKYPGETIFSIAEKVVGPYFGKLINILYVIYGTIVCTLIYLLYQGILKLWVLPNTPRWAVMLMMVIASIYLAKERVRIIARFYLFVSVMIPVLIILTFISFPDVAETRYLFPIGQAGLYNILLGAHSVLISMLGFEMLLFLSKYVEAEDITILKSVSLANGVTTLIYVILTLVSYVVFSPKEIELVPQPVLYMLKAITFRIVERIDLLFISIWIVIVATSLISYLLFASKGLAYLLKQKEHKNSVYIISAFAFFAALIPQTKFEIDKIGTYVGYISYIFIAGIPIILLAISTLKSRFSAWRASK from the coding sequence ATGAAAAATAAGGCAGAATCCATAACAAAATATCAATTGTTTTATATGATTCTTCAAACACAAATTGGTGTTGGAGTTCTCGGTCTTCCTTTCGCGGTCCATCAGACTTCCAAGAGTGATGGATGGATTTCTGTAATCGTTGCTGGTCTGGTGGTTCAAATTTTAATCCTTACTCTATGGTTATTAATTCGTAAATATCCAGGGGAGACGATTTTTAGCATTGCTGAAAAAGTAGTAGGACCCTATTTCGGTAAATTAATCAACATTCTATATGTTATTTATGGAACCATTGTCTGCACGCTGATTTATCTTTTATATCAAGGTATTCTTAAGCTCTGGGTACTTCCGAATACTCCAAGATGGGCAGTCATGTTGATGATGGTAATTGCTAGTATTTACTTAGCAAAAGAAAGAGTCAGGATCATAGCTCGCTTCTACCTCTTCGTATCTGTTATGATTCCAGTGCTCATCATCTTGACGTTCATCTCATTTCCTGATGTTGCTGAAACTCGCTATTTATTCCCGATTGGACAGGCTGGTTTGTATAATATTCTATTAGGTGCTCATTCTGTATTAATCTCTATGCTCGGTTTTGAAATGTTGCTATTTCTTTCTAAGTATGTTGAAGCAGAAGACATTACAATATTAAAGTCCGTCAGCCTAGCAAATGGTGTCACTACACTTATTTATGTCATTTTGACGTTGGTCAGTTATGTAGTTTTCTCGCCGAAAGAGATAGAATTAGTCCCTCAACCAGTCCTTTATATGTTAAAGGCAATAACATTTAGGATCGTTGAACGAATCGACTTACTTTTCATCTCAATTTGGATTGTCATTGTTGCTACCTCACTCATTAGTTATTTGTTGTTCGCCTCGAAAGGATTAGCTTATTTATTAAAACAGAAAGAACATAAAAATTCAGTTTACATCATTTCGGCGTTTGCATTTTTTGCAGCATTAATTCCACAAACAAAATTTGAAATTGATAAAATTGGCACCTATGTCGGTTATATAAGTTATATATTTATTGCAGGAATCCCGATTATTTTACTTGCAATCTCAACATTGAAATCAAGATTCTCAGCTTGGAGGGCGTCGAAATGA
- a CDS encoding spore germination protein produces MNSYQTEFHTTTQTFFPSLEENLDYIKNALFHSGDFETRTITFNDKKHLIVFIASLVDKKKMDEFVIRPLHENKSGEIPEVINVTQVNYTTDLTKVVRGLIEGQCAIIGEGQDHAYLGNVFAIHFRNISEPTNEYVIRGSHEGFIESLQTNIYLLRKRIENPNLYLKYITLGKATNSKLALMYMKDLADPELVKTIEERLNYIDTDAIQTPGYIEEFIEDYPLSPFPQVLNTERPDRATANLMEGRIVLLMEGSPTAIILPVTFFSFYQSPDDYNSRWIVGTFLRAIRLFSFLIAIGLPAVYIALVSFNFEVIPIELVFSVKNSLEFIPFPPLLEAFIMQLTLELLKEASVRLPSPISQTIGIVGGLVIGTAVVQANLISNVMLIVVAITGIASFVVPSNEMTTTVRILGFPLMIMAALFGFVGIVFGLMILLIHMCKIEPFGHPYFAPFAPFHMNDLKDTIFRLPRWMMNTRPMDPKPQHYQQVWPSRGWKKDEK; encoded by the coding sequence ATGAATTCTTATCAAACTGAATTCCACACAACTACACAAACTTTTTTTCCAAGTCTAGAAGAAAACCTAGACTATATTAAGAATGCTCTCTTTCATTCTGGGGATTTTGAAACAAGGACCATCACATTCAACGATAAGAAACACTTGATTGTATTTATTGCATCCTTAGTTGATAAGAAGAAAATGGATGAGTTTGTCATTAGACCTTTACATGAAAATAAATCTGGAGAAATTCCTGAGGTCATAAATGTAACACAGGTCAATTACACAACGGATTTAACAAAAGTCGTACGAGGGTTAATTGAAGGACAGTGCGCTATCATCGGGGAAGGGCAAGATCATGCCTACTTAGGTAATGTTTTTGCCATTCACTTCAGAAACATATCTGAACCAACTAATGAGTATGTGATTCGTGGCTCTCATGAAGGATTTATAGAAAGTTTACAGACGAATATTTATTTACTTCGTAAACGAATTGAAAACCCAAACCTATATTTGAAGTACATAACTTTAGGTAAGGCGACAAATTCGAAATTAGCTCTTATGTATATGAAAGATTTGGCGGATCCTGAATTAGTGAAAACCATAGAAGAAAGATTGAATTACATTGACACAGATGCCATTCAAACGCCTGGATATATTGAAGAATTCATTGAGGATTACCCACTATCTCCATTTCCACAAGTGTTGAATACCGAGCGACCTGATAGAGCCACGGCCAACCTTATGGAAGGGAGAATCGTTTTATTAATGGAAGGCAGTCCGACCGCGATCATTTTACCTGTCACCTTTTTCTCTTTTTATCAATCCCCAGACGATTACAATAGCCGTTGGATTGTAGGTACATTCTTAAGAGCCATTCGTTTGTTCAGTTTTTTGATTGCCATTGGTTTACCTGCAGTGTATATCGCATTAGTCTCGTTCAATTTTGAAGTCATACCGATTGAGCTTGTATTTTCAGTGAAAAACTCTTTGGAATTCATACCGTTCCCTCCATTATTAGAAGCGTTTATCATGCAACTGACACTGGAGTTATTGAAAGAAGCTTCTGTCCGGCTTCCGAGTCCTATTTCCCAAACAATCGGTATCGTTGGAGGACTCGTAATTGGAACTGCTGTTGTTCAAGCTAACTTAATTTCCAATGTCATGCTGATTGTCGTTGCCATTACCGGTATCGCTTCATTTGTGGTCCCTTCTAATGAAATGACGACAACCGTACGTATATTAGGTTTTCCACTTATGATCATGGCAGCTTTGTTTGGGTTTGTAGGTATTGTTTTTGGACTTATGATTCTGCTTATTCATATGTGCAAAATCGAGCCATTTGGTCATCCATATTTTGCTCCGTTTGCACCTTTCCACATGAATGACTTAAAAGATACAATATTCCGGTTGCCCCGTTGGATGATGAATACTCGACCGATGGATCCAAAACCTCAACATTATCAGCAGGTATGGCCATCAAGAGGATGGAAAAAGGATGAAAAATAA
- a CDS encoding metal-sensing transcriptional repressor: protein MPEHDSPIIPRSEDEKIKVLNRLKRIEGQVRGIEKMVEDDRYCMDVLVQISAVNSALKQVGFSLMERHTNTCVKHAIESGNGDDHIDELMKIMRQFSKS, encoded by the coding sequence ATGCCAGAACATGATTCACCGATCATACCTAGGTCGGAAGATGAAAAGATAAAAGTATTGAACAGATTGAAACGAATCGAAGGTCAAGTAAGAGGAATAGAAAAAATGGTAGAGGACGACCGGTATTGTATGGATGTACTCGTACAAATATCAGCAGTCAACTCTGCTTTAAAGCAGGTAGGCTTCTCTTTAATGGAGCGTCACACAAATACGTGTGTAAAGCATGCAATCGAATCAGGGAACGGTGACGATCACATCGATGAGCTCATGAAAATCATGAGACAGTTTTCAAAGTCATAA
- a CDS encoding heavy metal translocating P-type ATPase produces the protein MSQAQPLTNETREETLPISGMTCAACSTRIEKVLNKMDGVEAAVNLTTEKAKVRFDETKVSTGDLIDKIQKLGYDVPSETIKVDIEGMTCAACSNRIEKVVGKMNGVTRATVNLTTEVGTVEYKPGLVSIDHILEKIDKLGYSAKVKEDGGSKQVSKDRELKQKQRTLLFSILLSLPLLYTMLGHMPFETGITVPHFLMNPWIQLLLATPVQFYIGGPFYVGAYRALANKSANMDVLVALGTSAAYFYSLVESLRTLWQPGYEPQLYFETSAILITLILLGKYFEFLAKGRTTLALKSLLNLQAKEATILVEGQEKKIPVDQVEVGNHIIVKPGEKIPVDGLVVKGQSSVDESMITGESIPIEKAVDDQVIGSTINKNGSLTVEATKVGKDTALAGIIKIVEEAQGSKAPIQRMADIISGIFVPIVVGISVLVFLIWFFIAAPGELPTALEASIAVLVIACPCALGLATPTSIMVGTGKGAERGILFKGGEFLEGTHKIDTVLLDKTGTITKGKPEVTDWIPLVEEDQLLSYLISAERGSEHPLANAIVAYGEEKEIEYKETDHFEAVPGHGVKATINNENILVGTRKLMEQHSISTSEKETQISALESEGKTVMLVGMNGTLAGLIAVADTVKETSKEAIHQLKQMGIDVYMVTGDNIRTAQAIADQIELEGVFAEVLPEDKSDKVKQLQDEGKRVMMVGDGINDAPALALADIGVAIGTGTDVAIETADVTLVGGDLQLLSKAILLSQKTMKNIRQNLFWALFYNSAGIPIAALGLLAPWVAGAAMAFSSVSVVSNSLRLKRVKL, from the coding sequence ATGAGTCAAGCACAACCTTTAACGAATGAGACGAGAGAAGAGACACTTCCGATTTCAGGAATGACGTGCGCGGCTTGCTCAACTCGAATTGAGAAAGTACTGAACAAAATGGATGGCGTTGAAGCTGCGGTTAACTTGACTACTGAAAAAGCGAAAGTCAGGTTTGATGAAACGAAAGTCTCAACAGGTGACCTTATCGATAAGATTCAAAAGCTGGGATATGATGTTCCTTCTGAAACGATAAAAGTTGATATTGAAGGAATGACATGTGCAGCGTGTTCCAATCGAATTGAAAAAGTTGTCGGTAAAATGAATGGCGTTACGAGAGCCACCGTTAACTTGACGACTGAAGTAGGAACTGTTGAGTATAAACCTGGCCTTGTTTCAATCGATCACATACTTGAGAAGATTGATAAGTTAGGATACTCGGCTAAGGTAAAAGAGGATGGAGGCTCAAAGCAGGTCTCTAAGGATCGAGAATTAAAGCAAAAGCAACGCACATTACTGTTTTCAATTCTGTTATCCTTACCATTGTTGTATACAATGCTAGGGCACATGCCATTTGAAACAGGCATTACGGTTCCACACTTTTTGATGAATCCTTGGATACAATTGCTTCTAGCGACACCTGTCCAATTTTACATCGGGGGTCCATTTTATGTCGGAGCATACAGAGCTTTAGCTAACAAAAGCGCAAATATGGATGTCCTTGTCGCACTAGGTACTTCCGCAGCGTACTTTTACAGTTTAGTTGAATCCCTACGGACGCTCTGGCAGCCGGGATATGAACCTCAATTGTATTTTGAAACAAGTGCAATACTCATTACGTTGATCTTACTTGGTAAGTACTTTGAATTTTTGGCAAAGGGAAGAACGACCCTCGCATTGAAATCTTTGTTGAATTTACAAGCAAAGGAAGCGACGATCTTAGTTGAAGGTCAAGAGAAGAAGATTCCTGTTGATCAAGTGGAAGTTGGAAATCACATCATTGTTAAGCCGGGTGAAAAAATCCCAGTTGATGGGCTTGTGGTCAAAGGGCAGTCGTCTGTTGATGAGTCCATGATTACAGGTGAATCAATTCCAATCGAAAAAGCAGTAGATGATCAAGTCATCGGATCTACGATTAATAAAAATGGCTCATTAACAGTCGAAGCAACTAAGGTCGGCAAGGATACCGCACTGGCAGGTATTATTAAGATTGTTGAAGAAGCTCAAGGTTCGAAAGCGCCAATTCAACGAATGGCTGACATCATTTCAGGAATTTTCGTTCCAATCGTAGTTGGAATCAGCGTTTTGGTGTTCCTCATATGGTTCTTTATTGCTGCACCAGGAGAACTGCCGACAGCCCTTGAAGCATCGATTGCAGTTCTTGTCATAGCTTGTCCTTGTGCATTAGGTCTTGCAACACCAACTTCCATAATGGTCGGGACTGGGAAGGGAGCAGAACGTGGCATTCTCTTTAAAGGAGGAGAATTTCTCGAAGGTACGCACAAAATTGATACGGTATTACTTGATAAGACGGGTACAATCACAAAAGGAAAGCCTGAAGTAACCGATTGGATTCCGCTCGTGGAAGAGGATCAATTATTAAGCTATTTGATCTCAGCTGAGCGTGGATCTGAACACCCGTTAGCAAATGCGATCGTCGCATACGGTGAAGAAAAGGAAATCGAATATAAAGAAACAGATCATTTTGAAGCTGTCCCTGGTCACGGGGTTAAAGCGACGATAAATAATGAGAACATATTAGTAGGAACTCGTAAATTAATGGAGCAGCATTCAATTTCTACTTCTGAAAAAGAAACGCAAATTTCGGCATTAGAGTCAGAAGGGAAAACCGTTATGCTAGTTGGAATGAACGGTACTTTAGCTGGACTTATAGCCGTTGCGGACACCGTTAAAGAGACCTCTAAAGAAGCGATTCACCAACTGAAGCAAATGGGAATCGATGTGTACATGGTAACAGGTGATAACATACGTACGGCACAAGCTATTGCTGATCAGATTGAATTGGAAGGCGTTTTTGCTGAAGTTCTACCAGAGGATAAGTCAGATAAAGTGAAGCAACTACAAGATGAAGGTAAGCGTGTGATGATGGTTGGGGATGGCATAAACGATGCGCCAGCCTTAGCACTGGCTGATATTGGAGTTGCAATTGGGACTGGTACAGATGTTGCTATTGAGACGGCTGATGTCACCTTAGTGGGAGGAGATTTGCAGCTACTCAGTAAAGCGATTTTGTTAAGTCAAAAAACTATGAAGAACATTCGTCAGAATCTGTTCTGGGCATTGTTTTATAACTCTGCGGGAATCCCGATTGCTGCACTCGGCCTCCTTGCACCTTGGGTCGCTGGAGCGGCAATGGCATTCAGCTCCGTATCTGTCG